One Ignavibacteria bacterium genomic window carries:
- a CDS encoding helix-hairpin-helix domain-containing protein, which yields MSIWSKLNPKNFFTKEEITILLFLILFTIGGVILKNFNLIFQVEKPKNQFENTDIDSILVAVFSDEKIDKSETIINPKRDNSLKKQSIDLNKATVEELSKLPGIGEKTAMKIIEYRQRFGGFKKIEELMRVERIGQKTFEKIKDYLIITK from the coding sequence ATGTCTATCTGGAGTAAACTCAATCCAAAAAATTTTTTTACAAAGGAAGAGATTACAATTCTGCTCTTCCTTATTTTGTTTACAATTGGAGGCGTAATTCTTAAGAATTTCAATTTAATCTTTCAAGTTGAAAAGCCTAAAAATCAATTTGAAAATACTGATATAGATAGTATATTAGTCGCAGTTTTTAGCGATGAAAAGATTGATAAATCGGAAACGATTATCAATCCTAAAAGAGATAATTCATTAAAAAAACAAAGCATTGACCTCAACAAAGCGACAGTTGAAGAATTAAGCAAGTTGCCAGGAATAGGTGAAAAAACAGCAATGAAAATAATTGAATATCGCCAGAGATTTGGTGGTTTTAAGAAAATTGAAGAGTTGATGAGAGTAGAAAGAATTGGCCAAAAAACTTTTGAAAAAATTAAAGATTATTTAATCATAACAAAATAG
- the dnaJ gene encoding molecular chaperone DnaJ — translation MATKRDYYEVLGVPRNASQEEIKKAYRKLAMQYHPDRNPGNKEAEEKFKEAAEAYEVLSDPEKRRRYDQFGHAGMQGTDFREYTDINDIFNAFRDIFSGTGFGGSIFDDFFGGSTSTRSRRTGSVQRGSDLRVKIKLTLEEIATGVSKKIKIKRYKKCSSCNGTGAESGSGHRTCPVCNGTGEIRQVSRSVFGQFVNITTCNNCGGEGRVISNPCKICGGEGRVQEEATVNVEIPAGVSTGNYLTLRGEGNAGRRGGPAGDLIVVVEELPHEIFQRQGDDIIYELNLSIPEAVLGGEVEVPTLTGKAKIKLEPGLSPGKILRMKGKGLPNINTKKQGDQLIVVNIYVPQKISNQEKELMQTLMNSPNFKPKERTKKSKNIFEHFKDIWN, via the coding sequence GTGGCAACGAAAAGAGATTATTATGAAGTTCTGGGTGTCCCTCGAAATGCTTCGCAAGAAGAGATAAAGAAAGCTTACCGTAAGCTCGCAATGCAATATCATCCTGATAGAAATCCGGGTAATAAAGAAGCTGAAGAAAAATTCAAAGAAGCAGCTGAAGCTTATGAAGTTTTAAGTGATCCAGAAAAAAGACGAAGGTACGATCAGTTCGGTCATGCTGGAATGCAGGGAACTGATTTTAGAGAATATACTGATATTAATGACATCTTTAATGCCTTCAGAGATATTTTCAGCGGGACAGGTTTCGGCGGAAGCATTTTTGATGATTTTTTTGGTGGTTCAACTTCAACAAGATCAAGAAGAACTGGTTCGGTTCAACGAGGCAGTGATCTAAGAGTAAAAATTAAACTAACCCTGGAAGAAATTGCAACGGGGGTTTCAAAGAAAATCAAAATCAAAAGATATAAGAAATGTTCATCTTGCAATGGCACTGGCGCTGAAAGTGGAAGCGGGCATAGGACTTGTCCAGTTTGTAATGGAACAGGTGAAATTAGACAGGTCAGTCGTTCCGTTTTTGGTCAGTTTGTGAACATTACAACCTGTAATAATTGTGGCGGTGAAGGCAGGGTAATTTCAAATCCTTGCAAAATTTGTGGCGGAGAAGGAAGGGTTCAAGAAGAAGCGACTGTAAATGTTGAAATCCCAGCAGGTGTGTCCACAGGAAATTATTTGACTTTACGCGGTGAAGGAAATGCTGGAAGACGTGGTGGCCCAGCGGGTGATTTGATTGTCGTTGTAGAAGAATTGCCTCACGAAATTTTTCAACGACAGGGTGATGATATTATCTATGAATTAAATTTATCAATTCCTGAGGCTGTTTTAGGTGGAGAAGTTGAAGTACCTACTCTAACTGGAAAAGCGAAAATAAAACTTGAACCAGGTCTTTCACCAGGAAAAATATTGAGAATGAAAGGTAAAGGATTACCGAACATAAATACAAAAAAACAAGGCGACCAGCTTATTGTTGTTAATATTTATGTCCCTCAGAAAATTTCAAATCAAGAAAAAGAATTAATGCAGACATTAATGAATAGTCCAAACTTTAAGCCAAAAGAGCGGACTAAAAAATCAAAAAATATATTTGAGCATTTCAAAGACATCTGGAATTAA
- the grpE gene encoding nucleotide exchange factor GrpE gives MADKERFNDELEKDLNSDNNQINDNQKINEQQEQNSEIQNKETLSESLETQQSELIEEQKEEEKGAEEISEMEKLQNEINTLREEVNQWKDKFLRKMAEFENYKKRVAEDQLQLVKYSNEKLIKDLLPIVDDFERALTFSKEELKNNSVLQGVEMIYNKLMKVLSDYGLKKIEAMNQPFDFNYHEALLQVPKDGVEPLTIIEEVEKGYLLNDKVIRHSKVIVASESNLQTNSNDNQNNNNEEVK, from the coding sequence ATGGCAGATAAAGAAAGATTTAATGATGAATTAGAGAAAGACTTAAATTCTGATAATAACCAAATTAATGACAATCAGAAAATTAATGAACAACAAGAACAGAATTCTGAAATTCAGAATAAAGAGACTTTAAGTGAAAGTTTAGAAACACAACAATCAGAATTAATCGAAGAACAAAAAGAAGAAGAGAAAGGAGCAGAAGAAATAAGCGAAATGGAAAAATTACAAAATGAAATTAATACTTTAAGAGAAGAAGTAAATCAATGGAAAGATAAGTTCCTTCGTAAAATGGCTGAATTTGAAAATTACAAAAAGCGAGTTGCTGAGGATCAACTTCAACTTGTGAAATATTCAAATGAGAAATTGATTAAAGATTTGCTTCCAATTGTTGATGATTTTGAAAGAGCATTAACATTCAGCAAAGAAGAATTGAAAAACAATTCAGTTCTTCAGGGTGTCGAAATGATTTATAATAAATTAATGAAAGTACTTTCTGATTATGGCTTGAAAAAAATCGAAGCAATGAATCAACCTTTCGATTTCAATTATCACGAAGCATTACTTCAGGTTCCGAAAGATGGAGTTGAACCATTAACCATAATTGAAGAAGTTGAAAAAGGTTATTTGTTGAATGACAAAGTAATTCGTCATTCAAAAGTAATTGTTGCTAGTGAATCGAATCTTCAAACAAATTCAAATGATAATCAAAATAACAACAACGAGGAGGTGAAATAA
- the hrcA gene encoding heat-inducible transcription repressor HrcA — MVNIELTEREKQILKCIVQNFVLTANPVGSRVISKKYQLGLSPASIRNVMADLEERGLIYHPHTSAGRIPTDLGYRIYVDLLMEEPHLAPQLKRKIDKEFNPEKFEDEEELLKIASRILGKISSQLALVTYPQIMKATLERIQLVILPHKVLLVVLSLKGGIIKTIDLEFPIEIEQDKVEYIQNLLNERIAGLSLEEIKNTFVDRVADLKDEKTGIVRLFIDSLDKIFSEEKEIEKVHISGVKNILQIPEFSDTEHIQAVIELIEDREVILHIFERTSKLENDQILVSIGKENVYEKLTEFSVVTTKYKFGDADGVIGMIGPRRMDYPKIIAIVGYMSKLLTNILSKKVNE; from the coding sequence ATGGTGAACATAGAATTGACGGAAAGAGAAAAACAGATTTTAAAGTGCATTGTTCAAAATTTTGTTTTGACTGCAAATCCGGTCGGTTCGAGGGTTATAAGCAAAAAGTATCAACTTGGCTTAAGTCCGGCTTCTATTCGTAATGTAATGGCTGACCTTGAAGAGAGAGGATTAATTTATCATCCGCACACTTCGGCTGGAAGAATCCCGACCGATCTTGGTTACAGGATCTATGTCGATTTATTGATGGAAGAACCTCATCTTGCACCACAGCTCAAAAGAAAAATTGATAAAGAGTTTAACCCCGAGAAATTTGAAGATGAAGAAGAGCTTTTAAAAATCGCATCAAGAATACTCGGTAAGATATCCTCCCAGCTTGCATTGGTAACTTATCCACAAATAATGAAGGCTACACTTGAAAGAATACAATTGGTCATTCTCCCACATAAAGTTTTGCTTGTTGTTTTATCACTTAAAGGCGGAATTATTAAAACAATTGATCTCGAATTCCCAATTGAAATTGAACAGGATAAAGTTGAATACATTCAGAATTTGTTGAATGAGAGAATCGCAGGCTTATCTCTCGAAGAAATCAAAAATACTTTTGTGGATAGGGTTGCTGATTTAAAAGATGAAAAAACTGGAATTGTGAGATTGTTCATAGATTCTCTGGATAAAATTTTCTCTGAGGAAAAAGAAATCGAGAAAGTTCACATTTCAGGTGTGAAGAATATTTTACAGATACCTGAATTCTCTGATACAGAACATATTCAAGCAGTAATTGAATTAATTGAAGATCGTGAAGTTATTCTTCATATTTTTGAAAGAACAAGCAAACTTGAAAATGACCAGATCCTGGTTTCTATTGGAAAAGAAAATGTTTATGAGAAATTGACTGAATTCAGTGTGGTTACAACTAAATATAAATTTGGTGATGCTGATGGTGTAATTGGAATGATTGGACCACGAAGAATGGATTATCCAAAAATAATTGCAATTGTTGGTTATATGTCAAAACTACTCACTAATATTTTGAGTAAGAAAGTTAACGAATAA
- a CDS encoding glycosyltransferase has protein sequence MKKKIILVGPAYPYRGGNALFVAHLYDALSKSFEIEVINFTRLYPQILFPGTRQEDVSKVPIKVHPSTRLIDSINPFTWIKTANYIKRKNPDLVAFIWYQPFFGFSIGTIGRLIRKYFKGKILFITENIISHESMFYDKILTRYALASADKFLVLSDVVEKGIRKLYPDKKVYRSTLPIYDCYGFDQSLSKSGARKKLGIDENKKVLLFFGYVRAYKGLMNLIDAMPLLLKEDENYFLLIVGEFYESKDKYFNRIKELNLSKNVLIIDEFVPNEEVGLYYSAADLVVLPYNSATQSGILNIAYGFRKPVVVTNVGGLPEFVQEGKTGFVVGPQNPAALAEGIKKYFSASNIEEFSKNIETFIRDNSFMSIERVFNEILG, from the coding sequence ATGAAAAAGAAAATCATTTTAGTTGGGCCAGCATATCCATATCGCGGTGGAAATGCATTATTTGTTGCTCATCTTTATGATGCATTATCAAAATCATTTGAGATTGAAGTCATAAATTTCACTCGTCTTTATCCGCAAATACTTTTTCCAGGAACAAGGCAGGAAGATGTCAGCAAAGTTCCGATCAAAGTTCATCCCTCAACTCGGTTGATTGATTCAATTAATCCTTTTACCTGGATAAAGACAGCCAATTACATCAAGAGAAAAAATCCTGATCTGGTTGCGTTCATTTGGTATCAACCGTTCTTTGGATTTTCAATTGGAACTATTGGAAGACTTATTCGCAAATATTTTAAAGGTAAGATTTTATTCATTACTGAAAATATAATTTCACATGAATCAATGTTCTACGACAAGATTTTAACTCGCTATGCCCTTGCATCAGCTGACAAATTTTTGGTTTTGTCTGATGTTGTTGAAAAAGGAATTAGAAAACTATATCCTGACAAAAAAGTTTATCGTTCAACTTTGCCAATTTATGATTGTTACGGTTTCGATCAATCCCTTTCAAAATCCGGCGCAAGAAAAAAATTGGGAATTGATGAAAACAAAAAGGTTTTGCTTTTCTTTGGTTATGTAAGAGCTTATAAAGGATTAATGAATTTGATCGATGCAATGCCTTTGCTGTTGAAAGAAGATGAAAATTACTTTCTTCTTATTGTTGGTGAGTTTTATGAATCAAAAGATAAATACTTCAACAGGATCAAAGAACTTAATCTTAGTAAAAATGTTTTGATAATTGATGAATTTGTTCCAAATGAAGAAGTCGGATTATATTACTCAGCAGCGGATCTGGTTGTACTACCTTATAATTCTGCAACTCAAAGCGGGATTTTGAACATTGCGTATGGTTTTAGGAAACCTGTTGTAGTGACTAATGTCGGCGGTTTACCTGAGTTCGTTCAGGAGGGAAAGACTGGATTTGTTGTTGGACCTCAAAATCCAGCAGCTTTGGCAGAAGGAATCAAAAAATATTTTTCTGCATCAAATATTGAGGAATTTTCAAAGAATATTGAAACCTTTATTCGTGATAATAGTTTTATGTCAATCGAACGGGTTTTTAATGAAATTTTAGGCTAA